CGAGGGGATCTCTTTCGGGTACGACGGGGAGTGCGCCGGCGAAGTCGTGTTCAACACGTCGATGACCGGGTACCAGGAGGTCCTGACCGACCCTTCCTACAAGGGGCAGATCGTCACGATGACGTACCCGGAGATCGGGAACACGGGAATCAACCCGGACGACGTCGAGTCGTCCCGCCCGTGGGTGGAGGGGTTCGTCGTCCGGGAGGCGTGGACTCCGCCGTCGAACTGGCGCCTCGTCGAATCGCTCGAGGCGTATCTCCGCCGATACCGCATCTGCGGGATCGCCGGGATCGACACCCGTCGACTCACGCGCCGCCTCCGGGACGGAGGTTCCCAGATGGCGATCCTGTCCGCGTCGGGGCGGGACCCCGAGGCGCTGCTGCGGGAGGCGAGGGAGCTTCCGTCCATCGTGGGCCGGGACCTGGTGCGGGAGGTCACGACCGACCAGGTCGCCCGCTGGGAAACGGGGGACTGGGACCTCGAAAAGGGGTACCTCCCCGCCGCGTCGTTCCACGAGCGGTTCGGCAAGGTCCCGCGGATCGTCGCAATGGACTTCGGCGTCAAGCGGAACATCCTGCGGATG
The sequence above is a segment of the Deltaproteobacteria bacterium genome. Coding sequences within it:
- the carA gene encoding glutamine-hydrolyzing carbamoyl-phosphate synthase small subunit; amino-acid sequence: MPERKALLALADGTLFEGISFGYDGECAGEVVFNTSMTGYQEVLTDPSYKGQIVTMTYPEIGNTGINPDDVESSRPWVEGFVVREAWTPPSNWRLVESLEAYLRRYRICGIAGIDTRRLTRRLRDGGSQMAILSASGRDPEALLREARELPSIVGRDLVREVTTDQVARWETGDWDLEKGYLPAASFHERFGKVPRIVAMDFGVKRNILRMLVSHGFEVTVVPASATAEKILSMDPDGVFLSNGPGDPEGVPYAVDTVRNLLGRIPMFGICLGHQIMGLALGGKTFKLKFGHHGCNQPVKDLATGKVEISSQNHNFSVDPDSLGGKARITHVNLNDGTVEGLSVPSMRCFSVQYHPEASPGPHDSRYLFTRFHRYLCGEEEL